The following nucleotide sequence is from Paenibacillus andongensis.
TTCCATCCTCCTGATGCGTAAGCCCATCCACTCACAGCAGATCCCAAGGCGCCACCGAAAAAGAAAATAGCCATGAAAAGCCCGTTCAGTCTGCTGCGAATTTCCGGTCCCAACGAGAAGATCGCGCGTTGTCCAAGTACAAGATTGGCGGACACTCCAGCGTCCAACAGAATGGCTGATATAACTAAAACTGTTATTCCAACAGGTGAATTTGTTTGGAACAGCATCGGCAGCAGCATTGAAACGATGACAATACCGAGAGCTATTCCTGTGGCGGGTCTAGTCCAGCCGCGATCAGCTAAGCGGCCAGCTGCAGGCGCAGCTATCGCACCTGAAACTCCGACTAGAGCGTACAACGCAATGGCCTTTTGAGAAAAATGAAAAACCGGGCCAGATAATAATAACGGAACCGTTGTCCAGAATAAGCTGAATGTCGCAAACACAAACGCATGATAGGCAGCGCGACGACGTAAGATTGGGGTTGTTCGCAGCAGATGCCACATGGAGCCAAGCAGCGCTACATAGTGCGTGCTTGCCGTTGGCTTTCTTGCAGGCAGTGCTTTTGACAATACGATCGCCAAAACAATGACAGCTGTGGCCGACAAGGCGAATATGGCATGCCAGCTAAAAAAGTCAGCCACGAGGCTCGATATCGGACGTGAGAGCATGATGCCAAGTAACAGACCACTCATGACATTGCCAACAACGCGGCCGCGTGTAGATTCTGATGCAAGGTATGATGCAAAGGGTACGAGCACTTGTGCTGCGACCGACCCCAATCCGATAAAGAGGGACGCCGCTAAGAAGAGTATTGGGTTTTTCGTCAATGCTGTGACGATTAGTGCAACTGCTGTGAGTAGTAACGATAGTACTACTAGCCTGCGGTTTTCAACAATATCTCCCAAAGGTACGATAAATAGCAAACCGACAACATATCCAATCTGGGTTAATGTTACGATTAAGCCAGCACCGCTAGCAGATAGTCCGATTGAAGAACTAATTAACCCCACCAAAGGCTGTGCATAATAAAGATTAGCTACGATGATACCGCATGCGGTCGCCAGAATCACGGTTAACCATGTTGGAATATTCTTTTCGATGGCTTGTTTTTGTGAAAAAGTCATAGAAATCACTCCTTATTTTAGAAAATGCAGATCCTTTTCATTCCTTGTTCCTTTTGAGGGCCCTCCTCAAATTAAATACTGAACGTATAGTTCATTAATTATTGACTAAATCATATACTGAACGTACGGTTTTGTAAATAGCTTTTTATTTTTACTTTTCGTTTCGTATTATGTATACTGAACGTATAGTTTATATTTTTTAGTTTAGATTCAAATAGCGAAAGGGATGATTTCCGTGCAGGTCAAAAGAGGGCGGCCGCGTAATGTCGAAACGCAAAAGGCTATCCTTACCGCTTCCTATGATTTATTGCTGGAAGATGGCTTCGGATCGGTCACAGTTGAAAAGATTGCTGATCGCGCCAAGGTTAGTAAAGCCACGATTTATAAATGGTGGCCTAATAAATCTGCCGTGGTGATGGATGGTTTTCTATCTGCCGCATCGTCAAGACTACCCTTGCCTAACACAGGTTCGGTATTCAATGATATTCTTATTCATGCCACGAATTTAGCACGGTTTTTGACAAGTCGGGAGGGTATAATCATTACGGAGTTATTAGGCGAGGGGCAGTTTGATTCAGGATTAGCGGAAGCCTACCGGACCCAATATTTCCAGCCACGCCGGCTTGAGGCTAGGAGTCTTCTAGAGCAGGGAGTTCAGCGTGGGGAATTGAAAAAAAATCTCGATATTGAATTAAGCACCGATCTCATTTACGGGCCGATTTTCTATCGCTTGCTGGTGACTGGCGGAACATTGGACGATTCCTATGTGAAGCATTTGGTTATGAATGCATTTGAAGGAATCAGCTCCACTTGAAGTGACGAAAACTACAGCATTGGGATATCTCTGTCTTCAATATACAGGCAACTTCTGTTTATCGAAGCAGAAATATATTGCGAGAGCATGTCATTTAGTTCCAGCAATCGTACTACTCGCTAATGAAAACGGGACTGTCCCATAAGCCATAGAAACAGCTAATGGGACAGTCCCAAGGCGACCTTATGAAAAAGTTTACATTTTGCGACGACAAATCTTCCGCAATTTCATCCAAACATTTCTATATGTTTTTAACCCAAGCTTCAATGGTTTTGATATCTTCAGGAGTTGTACGACAGCAACCGCCTAATAACCGGGCACCAAGTTCATACCAGCTTCGAGCGCCGCTGCCAAAGCTTTCATTTGTAGAAACACCCTTCCAGCTTCGTGTACTTGCATCATAATTCTCACCGGAATTGGGATAAACGATAATAGGCTTATTTGTTTTACTTCGGATTTCACTAATCAATGAAGGAATATATTCCGGAGGCGTGCAATTTACGCCAACTGCCGCCACCTGATCATGGCAGTTCAACCAATCAGCACAATCGGCTATTAGATCTCCATTACTTATTTGCAGCTCGTTTTTTGCACTGAAACTAATCCATCCGTAAATTCCGGGAAATTCCTTCAGCAATCGAACAATTGCTCTAGCTTCCATCAAACACGGTATGGTTTCACACGCAAGTATATCAGCGCCGGCATCGATCAGAGCCTTAACACGTGGTCGATGAAATTCAATAAGCTCGTTTTCAGTTAGTTTGTAGTTTCCACGGTACTCTGACCCATCTGCCAGATAAGCACCGTATGGACCTACGGAAGCGGCCACGATCGGTCGTGGTCTTTTTGTTTTTTCCAACAAACTATCCCAAAAATCATCCCTTGCTTTAACCGCAATTTCCACAGATGTCTTTATAAGCCTTAGCGCTTCGGATTCACTTAAACCTCGACGGACAAAGCCTTCAACGGTTGCCTGGTAACTTGACGTTATCGCACAGTCAGCTCCAGCAGCAAAATAATCTGTATGTACCTGACCGATCAAGTCGGGG
It contains:
- a CDS encoding MFS transporter; this encodes MTFSQKQAIEKNIPTWLTVILATACGIIVANLYYAQPLVGLISSSIGLSASGAGLIVTLTQIGYVVGLLFIVPLGDIVENRRLVVLSLLLTAVALIVTALTKNPILFLAASLFIGLGSVAAQVLVPFASYLASESTRGRVVGNVMSGLLLGIMLSRPISSLVADFFSWHAIFALSATAVIVLAIVLSKALPARKPTASTHYVALLGSMWHLLRTTPILRRRAAYHAFVFATFSLFWTTVPLLLSGPVFHFSQKAIALYALVGVSGAIAAPAAGRLADRGWTRPATGIALGIVIVSMLLPMLFQTNSPVGITVLVISAILLDAGVSANLVLGQRAIFSLGPEIRSRLNGLFMAIFFFGGALGSAVSGWAYASGGWNAALWIGIIFPIMALLYFTTEKKNLGSGA
- a CDS encoding TetR/AcrR family transcriptional regulator; translated protein: MQVKRGRPRNVETQKAILTASYDLLLEDGFGSVTVEKIADRAKVSKATIYKWWPNKSAVVMDGFLSAASSRLPLPNTGSVFNDILIHATNLARFLTSREGIIITELLGEGQFDSGLAEAYRTQYFQPRRLEARSLLEQGVQRGELKKNLDIELSTDLIYGPIFYRLLVTGGTLDDSYVKHLVMNAFEGISST
- the mmuM gene encoding homocysteine S-methyltransferase; amino-acid sequence: MNPIENILKDFPVMILDGALSTEMERRGCDINDSLWSAKMLMENPDLIGQVHTDYFAAGADCAITSSYQATVEGFVRRGLSESEALRLIKTSVEIAVKARDDFWDSLLEKTKRPRPIVAASVGPYGAYLADGSEYRGNYKLTENELIEFHRPRVKALIDAGADILACETIPCLMEARAIVRLLKEFPGIYGWISFSAKNELQISNGDLIADCADWLNCHDQVAAVGVNCTPPEYIPSLISEIRSKTNKPIIVYPNSGENYDASTRSWKGVSTNESFGSGARSWYELGARLLGGCCRTTPEDIKTIEAWVKNI